The segment GTTCGTTCTGAGCCGACTCGTGTTCTTCGTCGCGACGCCTGCGCTGCTGTTCGTCACACTGGCGAACTCGGACCTGTCGGTCATCCTCTCGCCCGTATTGGCCGTCGCCGGTTCCACTGCACTGCTCGTCGGAGCGATCTATTTCGTCATAGCCAAGCTCGCGCTGAAACGGACCGTGCCCGACGCGACCGTCGGTGCACTGGCGAGTTCGTACGTCAATGCCGCGAACCTGGGCATTCCCATTGCCGTGTTCGTGCTCGGCGACGCGAACTTCGTGGCTCCGCTGCTGCTGTTCCAGATCATGATCTACACCCCGATCGCGGTGACGATTCTCGACATCTCCACGAAGGTCGACAAGGTTTCCCTGCTCGAGACTGTCACGACGCCGTTCCGGAATCCGATCGTGCTGGCCGGCGCAGCGGGACTGGTGCTGTCGATCACCGGATTCGAGCTGCCCGAGGCATTGATGCAGCCGTTCGAACTCGTCGGGAATGCATCGGTCCCCGGCGCGCTGCTTGCCTTCGGCCTGTCCCTCTACGGTGCCCGGGTACTGCAGAAGGGCATGAGTCCACGGCGGGACGTGGCCCTGGCCACGGTGTTCAAAATGGCACTGCAGCCCCTGCTCGGCTACCTCATGGCCAAGTTCGTCTTCGGTCTGGAGGGGCACGATCTGTTCGCCATCGTCGTCGTCTCGGCACTGCCCACCGCCCAGAACGTGTTCGTCTTCGCCAGCCGCTACCAGCGCGGGGTGGTGCTCGCCCGAGACACCGCGTTCGTGACCACGCTCGTCTCGATCCCCGTCATCGCACTCGTGACATTCTTCCTCGCATGAGCCGAACACAAAGGTTCTCCTCAGCTCACAGCGCTAGTTTGGCTACATGAGGTTTCTCGCTGCAGGAGTCATGTTGTGCCTGCTGCTGGTCGGCTGCAGCACCGCCTCCGGCAGCGACGACGAGACGACGCCGACGGTCGGATCCACCACACCGGTCGGTCTCGCTCAGCAACCCAGCGCCCCTCCGGTTCCCCACGAAGTGCCCGTCGGCGACGTCGGCACGATGTTCGAGCCCACCCCCGATCTCATCCGCGCCACCACCACTCCGTTCGAATCCTGGAGCCAGGTCTCCCCCAACACCATCGCGGTTCACTTCGTCACCGGCACTCCCGAGTGCTACGGAGCCGACGCGTCCGTGACCGAGACCGAGACCACCGTCACCATCGAACTGCGCACCGGAACCAGGCCCGACGCCGCCGACAAGTCCTGCATCATGGTTGCCGTCTACGCCACCATGCAGATGACGCTTGCTTCACCGCTCGGGAGCCGCACCATCCTGAATGCGGCCTGACCCGGGCACCGGTAGTGTCCGGGCGGTGAGCGATCATCTCCCCGACCGAGATCGAAGTCAGGTTCGTGCGGCCGACGCGGACAGGAACCTCGTTGCACAGTTGCTGAGCGACGCTTTCGCGAACGGCCAACTCACCGTCCGCGAATACGACGAACGCACCGCTGCGGTGTACCAGGCGAAGACCTACGGCGAACTCGACCTGCTGACCGGCGACCTGGTGCTGTCC is part of the Rhodococcus sp. SBT000017 genome and harbors:
- a CDS encoding AEC family transporter — its product is MSGVLEGFTVIFVVIALGYLLAHLKVLGEHGQFVLSRLVFFVATPALLFVTLANSDLSVILSPVLAVAGSTALLVGAIYFVIAKLALKRTVPDATVGALASSYVNAANLGIPIAVFVLGDANFVAPLLLFQIMIYTPIAVTILDISTKVDKVSLLETVTTPFRNPIVLAGAAGLVLSITGFELPEALMQPFELVGNASVPGALLAFGLSLYGARVLQKGMSPRRDVALATVFKMALQPLLGYLMAKFVFGLEGHDLFAIVVVSALPTAQNVFVFASRYQRGVVLARDTAFVTTLVSIPVIALVTFFLA